The sequence GGCGGGCGACGTCGCCTCCGCGCGAGAGTGCTTCCGAGCCACGGAGGGGCGGGTCACCGAGTTCCCCTGGAACTACCTCAACGGCGCCGACCCGGCGAAGGCGTACAAGAAGTACCGCGCCTACGCCGGAGGCTGACCGGAGCGGAACGGGTACGGACCTCGGGACGGGCACGGACCTGCCGGGAGCGGGGCAGAGGCCGCGAGCGGCGAATTCCGGCCCGCCCACGGCCCGTCGCTGTGCACGCGGTTCGGTTACGACTCACCCGCGCGGCGCACCAGTCGCGTCCTGTTCCACCCACGGGTCGATTCCAGGAACTTGCCCGGGCACGGCCCGAGTCCGGCCCCTCCGGAGCAACGGCCACGTCCCCGGCCGTGTACCGGACGAGGTCCGCATCATCCATGGCCCGAACTCCCAGCGGCGCCCACCCCACTCCTCAAGCCGCCCCTCCGACACACCCGATCACGACCCACCCACTCCCAGGAGCGGGCGGGCACGCACCGAAGGACCGCCAGGTGTCCCAGTCCCAGCCCTCCGAGACCTCCCCGACCAACCACACCTTCCAAGTGGATCTGCGCGGCCTGGTCGACCTGCTCTCCCACCACCTCTACTCCAGCCCCCGCGTCTATCTGCGCGAGCTGCTGCAGAACGCCGTCGACGCCATCACCGCCCGACAGGCACTCACGCCCGGCGCCGCCGGCACGATCACCGTGCGCACCGGAGAGACACTGACCATCACGGACACCGGCATCGGCCTGTCCGAGGCCGACGTGCACCGGTTCCTCGCCACCATCGGACGCAGCTCCAAGCGGTCCGTAGACGGCGCTCTCGACGGCGCCGGCCTCGACGCGGCCCGCGGCGAGTTCATCGGCCAGTTCGGCATCGGCCTGCTCGCCTGCTTCGTCGTCGCCGACGAGATCACCGTACTGAGCCGCTCCGCCGCCGACCCGGCAGCGCCCACCGTCGAATGGCGCGGCCACTCCGACGGCCGGTACACCATCCGCACCCTGCCATCCGCGACGCTTCCCGAGCCCGGCACGACCGTGAAGCTCGTCCCGCGTGCGGACAGCGCCGAATGGACCAGCCCCCAGCAGGTCGTCTCCCTCGCCCGGCACTACGGCGGACTCCTGCGCCACCACGTCACCGTCATCGACCCGCGCGGCGAGAGCCACCGGATCAACGCGGCGCCGCCGTGGGAACAGACGCACCGCTCCCCGCTCGCCAAGCGTGAGGCGTACACCGGGTACTGCCGCGAGCTCTTCGACTTCACCCCGCTCGACACCATCGAGCTGGACCTGCCGGCCGCCGGACTCCGCGGTGTCGCCTACGTCATGCCGACGACGGTCAGCCCGGCCCAGCGCGCCGGGCACCGCGTCCACCTCAAGGGCATGCTCCTCACCGACAAGGCTCCCGAACTGCTGCCCGAATGGGCGTTCTTCCTCCGCTGCGTCGTCGACACCACCAGCCTGAGACCGACCGCCTCCCGCGAGTCGCTGTACGAGGACGGCACGCTGTCCGCCGTACGGGACGCCCTCGGCGACCGGATCCGCGAGTGGCTCACCGGACTTGCGGCCCGTGACCCGGCTCTCCTGCACCGCTTCATCGACACCCACCACCTCGCGGTCAAGGCGCTCGCCCGCCACGACGACGAACTGCTGCGTATCGTGCTGCCCTGGCTGCCGTTCGAGACCACCGACGGAAACGTCACCCTGGAGGAGTTCGCGCGGACCCACCCCACGCTCCTCGTGACCCGAAGCGTTGAGGAATTCCGTCAGGTCGCACCGATCGCCTCGGCCGCCGGACTCGGGGTCGTCAACGGCGGCTACACATACGACCGCGACCTCGTCCACCGCCTGCCCGAGATCAGGCCCGGCACCACGGTGACCGACCTCGACCCGACCACCGTCACCGCCCACCTCGACGCGGTCGACCCCAGCGCCGAACTGCGGGCCGCCGCGTTCCTCGCGATCGCCCGCGAGACCATCGGCGTCCATGACTGCGACGTCGTCCTGCGCGACTTCCAGCCGGTCACCGCCCCCGCCCTGCTGCTCGACAACCGCGACGCCCGGCACGAACGCACCCGGTCGAGCCTTGCCGCCGAGAGCGACGGCCTGTGGGCCGACATCCTCGGCTCCCTGCGCGAGGAGACCCCGCGCGCCCAGCTCGTCCTGAATCACCTCAACCCGCTGGTCCGCCAAGCCCTCACCATCGCCGAACGCGGACTCGCGATCACCACCGCCGAAGCCCTCTACGGCCAGGCGCTGCTGCTCAGCCGACGCCCCCTGCGCGCCAGCGAGACCGCCCTGCTCAACCGGGCCTTCATCGGCCTGCTCACCCACGCCATGCACCAGTCCGGCGAGGCGGCCCCCGGCTCCGAGCCCCGGAAGGAAATGTAGATGCTGGACACCCCCGAGGCCGTCGTCGAGGCGCTCCGCGAGAACGACGGGCTCCCCCACGGACTGGCGCGCACCGTCACCGCCGAAGAACTCGTCGAGGCCGCTGAGGCCTTCGAGAAGCCCGATGTGCTCGTCACCGCGCTCCTGGAACTCATGACGGCCTACGAGTTCACCGGCGAGCACCGCAAGTCGCCCGTCGTCTTCGCCCGCATCCTCAAGCTGTGGGACACCACCCCCGAGTCCTTCAGCCCTTACGAGGCCCACCATGTCTTCTGGCGCTTCAAGTGGGTGACCACCTCGCTCGTCCAGGTGCCCGAGATACCCCTGGCATCGATCGGTGGCTGGATCGACCAGATGCGCAGCCGGTACGAGGCCGCTGACCACGCCGTCCAGCCCGTGGCTGCCATGCGTTACCACCTTGCGCACCACACCGGCACCGGCGTCGCGGATGCTTACGACCTCTGGGCCACCCGCTCCCGCACCGAACTCAGCGACTGCGAGGCCTGCGAGACCCGGCACCACGCCTGGCACCGCCTGGCCGAGGGCGACGACACCGCCGCCGCCCTCGCCGTCTGGCAGCCGGTCCTGGACCGCGAGCAGGAATGCAGCGAGGAACCCCGGATGAGCCAGGCCCGGGCGCTGCTCCCGCTGCTGCGCGCGGGACGCACCGACGAGGCGCGCTCCCACCACCTCACCGGCTACCGCAAGGTGCGCGGCGCCACCGGCATGCAGGCCGAGGTCGGCTACCACCTGGAGTTCTGCGCCCACTCCCGCAACGAGGGCCGCGGCCTGGAGATCTTGGCGGAGAACAGGCCACTCTTCGAGGCCAAGGGCGCCCCGCTCGACCACCTGCACTTCCTCACCGGTACCGAGGTGTTCCTCGCCAGGCTCGTCGATGCCGGACACGACGACACCGCCGTCGCCGGCCCGCCGGGCCGCGCCTGGACCGCCGCCGAACTCCTCACGCATGTGCGCGCCGAAGCCGAGCCCCTCGCCGCCGCCTTCGACACCCGCAACGGCACCACGGCCGTCGGCGATCGCCGCCGGGCCCGGCTCGCTCTCGCCCCGCTGCTCGACGAGCCCCTGCCGCTCGGCCTGCGCGCGACCGTGGCCCACACCTCGTCGGTCGGCGCCGCGCCCGCCACGCTGACTCCCGCACGGACCGAGATCCCCGACGACTTCACCGTCCTGGTGGGCGAGGCCCGCCGCCTGGCACGGGACGGTCACCCCGGCGACGACAGGCTCTGGGCCCGCGTCGCCGAACGACTTGCCGACGCCACAGAGCCGTACGACGCCATCCTCGGCCCCGAAGACCTCCTGGCCGCGGAACTCGCCGAACACAGGGCGCAGCGGCTCTGGTTCAAGGACCGCCACACCGACGGCGCCGCCGAACTCGACACGGCCGTGCAGCACTACACGCGACTGGACATGCCCTGGCACGCACTCGCGGCCAAAGCCCGCTCCCGGGCCTGGACGGCCGCACCGGGCTCCCGTGACGACGACGGTGACCGGACCGCACCCGACCGCGCCTCGATCCGGACCGAGCTCGACGCGATGCTCCGCGAGGCGGACGAGCTGCTGACCGCGACCCCCTTCGACAGCGAGCCCCTCGGAGAGGCGGAGGCCGCCTTCGGCTCCGACCTGCGCGCCGAGCGCATCCTCAGCCATCTCTCCCTCCACTACTCGGTGGCCTTCGCCGCCCACCAGGAACTGCACGCCGCTCTCTCCCGCACGGAGGAGGACCAGGAGGGGACGGGCGACCTCGACACACTCACCGAGCGGTTCGAGCGCAGCGTCGACACCCTCCGCTCCGAGGCGGCCCGCCTCGGCTACCCCCACCAGGCCGCCAACGCCCGCCAGTTCCGCGCCGATCTGCTGGCCCGCCGCGGTGCCCTGGCCGACGCCGAGGAGGAACTCCGCGCCGCGCTCCAGGAGATCGAATCAGCCGACCGGCCCTGGCGCCGCCCGCGCCTGGCCATCCATCTCGCTCAGCTGCTCCTCGCCCAGGACCGGTCGCAGGAGGCGACGGACCTGCTCCACTCCGCCATCGCGGACGCCGTCGCCCACGACGACCCGACCCTCCCACTCGGCCCGACGTACCTGCTGCTCGGTCACGCCGCCACGCACCTCGACGACGCCGACGGAGCCGTACGCCACCTCTCCGAGGCCGCCGCTCGCTTCGACCAGGCGGAAGACGCCGGAAGCGCCGTCGAGGCGCGCCTCCAACTCGCCGACGTCCTCGCCCGGTCCGGCCGACAGGCCGACGCGGTAGCCGTCCTTGAGTCCGCCCTCGTCGACGCGCCGCCCACCGTCGACGGACACATGCTCGCCCAGGGGCGCCTCACCCTCGGCCGCGGCCTGCGCGACCTGGAGGAGTACGTACCCGCAGCCGAAGAACTGCTCCGCCTCGCCGACACCGTCGCGGGCTGGCCCGAGGAGGACCGGGGCGGCGTCCTCACCCTGGTGGCGGCCGAGGCGGCGACCACCCTCGCCCTCGCCGAGCGCTGGGAGGCGGCGGACACCGCGTACGAACGCGCCCTCGGCGCCCACGCAGAGGCGCCCAACCCCCCGCTGATCACCATGATGATGCGGGAGTTCGCCCGCCTCACGCTCCAGACCCGCGACAGCGAGGGCACCGACACGGCGCTGGAGCACCTGGCCCGCGCCGACGCGGTCCTCGCCACCCTGCCCTCCGGCGAGGAGGACTTCGCTGTCTGGTACGAACGCGGCGAGAACCACTACCGCCGCGCCCGGGTCCTCGCGGAGGCGGGCCGTTTCGACGAGGCGCTCCCGGAGGCCGAGGCCGCGATTGCCGCGCACGACGACGGCGGCGAACGGGGCGAACTCCCTCGCGCCGAGGCGGTCCGCATCGCAGCCCTCATCGAGGGCAACGGCCTCGACCGCGTCAGCGAAGCCATCACCCGTCTGACCGTGGCCTCGGCCCGCTGCCATCAGACAGGCCACCCCGAGGCGGCCGCAGTCCTGGACGCTCTCCACCAGGACCTCCGCACCCGCTGACCGGCCGGAAGAGAACAACGGGGGCGGTGCGTCGGCCGTCTGGGCCGACGCGAAAACGCTCACCGCGGAGGTCCCCAGGCTGCCGGAACGGGCAGGGTGTGTTCCCGGATGCTGCGGAGGTGGCGCGGGCTGAGGTGTTCCTGGTCCGGAAGCCGCAGACGGCCCGCAGCGTCGAGTGCCAGAGCGCCCTCGACGCTGCGGTAGCAGGGCAGCAGACGGCGGGGCAGGACACCGAGCCGGGTGGCCGCCTGGACTGCGATGAGGTACTGACGGTGCAAGTCGGCCAGCGAGGAGATCCATTTCGACAAGGCCACCAGGTGGATATCGGCGAGATCGCTGACCATCGGGTCGACGTCGATGTCCAGGCTCATGTCGAGGAGGCTCGTGGTGACGAGGACGAGGCGCCTCGGGCGTGGGCCTGTGGGCCCGGAGCCGCCGGTAGGTCATCTGGCGGGTACGGATGCGAGCGGTCCGCCGTTGGGCGGTCCGGTGCCGGTCCCGTGCCGCGCGGGACATTCGGTGGCCGGTGGCGGTGACGGCGTCCGCGAACAGCCACCCGGGATGGCCGGGGGGGGCGAACGAGGCCTGGACAACCGGGCAGTTGCGGGCTCCGAGCCAGTTCAGCAGGCGCAGCAACTGCAGGTGGCTGAAGGGACTCAGCGCATGGGCTTCATCGATCACCACGGTCTTGCCCGTCATCGCCGGCAGTCGCAGCGCGCTGTGGCGCACCGGGAGGACAGCCATCTGCGCCTGGTCGATGGTCGGGACGGGTGTACTGCGCCAGGAGCGCGTTGTCCCATCCGCGGAGCCATCTGTGAGGGCCGGCCGTCCCGGGTCCGGTCTCACGCTCGTCGGCCAATGCGGGGCCCGCTTCTGCGGTGGGCGTGTCGTCCGGCGGCCCGTCCAGGACCGAAGTGTCCGCCGGGGCCAGGCGAGGGTCGGCGTAGGTCTCGTTGAGCGAGCTGTGGTTGTGCGCCAGCGTCACGGGGGCGTATTCGGGCCGGTGGGCGCGCAGGTACCGGTCGAGGACCTCGTATGCCTGGTCAGCGGCGGCTGTGGCCGGTAGCAGCCACATCACTCCCTGGGTGCCGCAGTGTTCGTTGAAGATCCGTGCCATCTCCAGCGCGGTCACGCTCGTGCCCGCACCCGTAGCATCCGTCACCACCGCGATGCCACTCCCCCGCTCAGCGGCCAGCCGCGGCAACTCCTCCAGCACGGACGCCTGAAGGGCGTCGGGAGCCTCAAGTCCCGCATGGGCAACGGTGAACGCGACCCGGTCCAGCGCGAATCGGGCAAGGCCGACCCGCTCGGCCTCCTCGCCTGCCTGCCGGCGGGCGTGACCGTAGTGCTCGTTGGCACCGAAGGAGGGAGCATGCGCGTTGGGCACCCAGTACCGGCGCCGGCTCGCGAGCCGGTCAGCGACCATGGTCAGCCCAGTGATGAGCACAGCAGCCTCGACCGACAGCCCGGCAGGAGCGCTTTCGATGTTGGACGGGTGCCACAGCACGCGGGTGCAGCGGCGCCGAAGCTCCTGCCACGCGGGTCCGCCCAGTGTGGCCTGCCCCCGGGGGCAGGAGGCCGCCCCCTCCAGGTCCGTCTGCAAGAACCGGCCGTGGTGCCCGCCCAGAGACTGGGCAGCCCGCACGGCGGCACTGTCGTTGGCCTCCAGGGCAAGGCCCAACTCTTCCAGCAGATACAGCCCGGCACGCATCGATGCGCGCGTGCGAAACGTGCACCATCGGCCCCGTGTCCGCCGGCAGGTCGCATGGATGCCGGGAAAGCCACCAGCGCACGCACCTGCTCCTGTGTGACGTTGAACCCCGCACTGATCACCAGAGCGCACCCGACCGCCGAGGTCAGGAAGCGAAGGAAGCCCGCGCCACCCTGCCACTGGACCCGGCACACGCTACTGATAATTCAATGGCGATTCCCATCCCAGCGAACAGGAATTTTGGAGGGCAACGAATCTGTGGCACATATGTTTGGCGCATGGTGAGGACCACTGACACAAGTCAATGAGACCCACTCGGAGCTCACACTGACCGTCCGGACCCGGTGAACCTTCACGGTCACAGCACTGGCCGGGCTCTGCCACCGCGCCTCGACGATCTGGATCAAGGACCTCACAGGGCCTGCTGCTCGACCACCACTGAATACGCGCCCTCGTCGCCGCCCAGCACCGGGCACCATGGTGCCGGCCTTGCCCGAGGTGGCGGAACCGCCCTTGCTCACATCCCGCCGGCGACCCTCATCACCGTGCCGGTGGCGTAGGAGGCATCGTCCGAGAGCAGCCAGGCGACCGCTCCGGCGATCTCCTCGGGCCGGCCGGCGCGGCCCATGGGGATGATCGCCGCCACCTTGGCGGGCCGCTGCGGGTCGGCGTGGAAATCGGTCCAGATCGTGCCGGGGGCGACGCCGTTGACCCGGATGCCGTCGGCCGCCACCTCCTTGGACAGCCCGACCGTCATGGCGTCCACGGCGGCCTTCGCCGCCGCGTAGTGGACGTAGGTACCGGGGCTGCCGAGGGTCGCGGCGGCGGAGGAGATGTTCACGATCGCCCCGCCCGCCGTCATGTCACCGATGGCCCGGCGGGCGCACAGCAGGTAACCCAGGATGTTGACCTCCAGAGCCTGCCGCATCCCCTCCGGGTCGGCGTCGGCCAGCGGTCCGACCGGCCCGCTCACCCCGGCGTTGTTCACCAGTCCGGTGACCGGTCCCAGCCGCGCGGCGGCGGTGTCGAACAGCCCGTCCACGTCCGCCGCGTCGGCGGTGTCGACCGCGACCGCGACGGCCGCCCGGCCCAGCGCGCGCACCCCTTCGGCCACACCCTCGGCCGCCTCGGCGTCCGACCGGTAGCCGACGG is a genomic window of Streptomyces sp. NBC_01237 containing:
- a CDS encoding HSP90 family protein, with amino-acid sequence MSQSQPSETSPTNHTFQVDLRGLVDLLSHHLYSSPRVYLRELLQNAVDAITARQALTPGAAGTITVRTGETLTITDTGIGLSEADVHRFLATIGRSSKRSVDGALDGAGLDAARGEFIGQFGIGLLACFVVADEITVLSRSAADPAAPTVEWRGHSDGRYTIRTLPSATLPEPGTTVKLVPRADSAEWTSPQQVVSLARHYGGLLRHHVTVIDPRGESHRINAAPPWEQTHRSPLAKREAYTGYCRELFDFTPLDTIELDLPAAGLRGVAYVMPTTVSPAQRAGHRVHLKGMLLTDKAPELLPEWAFFLRCVVDTTSLRPTASRESLYEDGTLSAVRDALGDRIREWLTGLAARDPALLHRFIDTHHLAVKALARHDDELLRIVLPWLPFETTDGNVTLEEFARTHPTLLVTRSVEEFRQVAPIASAAGLGVVNGGYTYDRDLVHRLPEIRPGTTVTDLDPTTVTAHLDAVDPSAELRAAAFLAIARETIGVHDCDVVLRDFQPVTAPALLLDNRDARHERTRSSLAAESDGLWADILGSLREETPRAQLVLNHLNPLVRQALTIAERGLAITTAEALYGQALLLSRRPLRASETALLNRAFIGLLTHAMHQSGEAAPGSEPRKEM
- a CDS encoding HD domain-containing protein, yielding MRAGLYLLEELGLALEANDSAAVRAAQSLGGHHGRFLQTDLEGAASCPRGQATLGGPAWQELRRRCTRVLWHPSNIESAPAGLSVEAAVLITGLTMVADRLASRRRYWVPNAHAPSFGANEHYGHARRQAGEEAERVGLARFALDRVAFTVAHAGLEAPDALQASVLEELPRLAAERGSGIAVVTDATGAGTSVTALEMARIFNEHCGTQGVMWLLPATAAADQAYEVLDRYLRAHRPEYAPVTLAHNHSSLNETYADPRLAPADTSVLDGPPDDTPTAEAGPALADERETGPGTAGPHRWLRGWDNALLAQYTRPDHRPGADGCPPGAPQRAATAGDDGQDRGDR
- a CDS encoding SDR family NAD(P)-dependent oxidoreductase; amino-acid sequence: MAEQGERRRVTVVTGGSRGIGAAICLRLAAEGHDVAVGYRSDAEAAEGVAEGVRALGRAAVAVAVDTADAADVDGLFDTAAARLGPVTGLVNNAGVSGPVGPLADADPEGMRQALEVNILGYLLCARRAIGDMTAGGAIVNISSAAATLGSPGTYVHYAAAKAAVDAMTVGLSKEVAADGIRVNGVAPGTIWTDFHADPQRPAKVAAIIPMGRAGRPEEIAGAVAWLLSDDASYATGTVMRVAGGM